One Thunnus thynnus chromosome 18, fThuThy2.1, whole genome shotgun sequence genomic region harbors:
- the LOC137168875 gene encoding serine/threonine-protein kinase Sgk1 isoform X2, with protein MKDKTTALTSFMKQRRMGLNDFIQRLATNSYACKHPEVQSILNLSPPQDAELMNANPSPPPSPSQQINLGPSSNPSAKPSDFHFLKVIGKGSFGKVLLARHRADDQFYAVKVLQKKAILKKKEEKHIMSERNVLLKNVKHPFLVGLHYSFQTADKLYFILDYINGGELFYHLQRERCFLEPRARFYAAEIASALGYLHSLNIVYRDLKPENILLDSQGHIILTDFGLCKENIEPNGTTSTFCGTPEYLAPEVLHKQPYDRTVDWWCLGAVLYEMLYGLPPFYSRNTAEMYDNILNKPLQLKPNISNAARHLLEGLLQKDRTKRLGCTEDFIEIKNHIFFSPINWDDLNSKKITPPFNPNVTGPNDLRHFDPEFTDEPVPSSIGCSPDSALATASIKEAAEAFVGFSYAPSMDSYL; from the exons ATGAAAGACAAAACGACCGCCTTGACAT CTTTTATGAAACAGAGGAGAATGGGTCTGAACGACTTCATTCAGAGGCTTGCCACAAACTCCTACGCCTGCAAGCA tcCTGAAGTTCAGTCTATTCTGAACCTTAGTCCTCCTCAGGATGCTGAGCTCATGAACGCAAATCCCTCTCCTCCT CCCAGCCCATCCCAACAGATCAACCTCGGTCCATCCTCCAACCCTTCAGCTAAACCCAGCGACTTCCACTTCCTCAAAGTGATCGGCAAAGGCAGCTTCGGCAAGGTCCTGCTCGCACGCCACCGTGCAGATGACCAGTTTTACGCAGTCAAAGTCTTACAGAAAAAGGCCATCCTCAAGAAGAAAGAG GAGAAACACATCATGTCAGAGAGGAATGTGCTGCTAAAGAATGTCAAGCACCCGTTCTTGGTGGGCCTGCACTACTCTTTTCAAACGGCAGACAAACTATACTTCATCTTGGACTACATCAATGGAGGAGAG ttgTTCTACCATCTACAGAGAGAGCGCTGTTTCCTCGAGCCCAGAGCCAGGTTCTATGCAGCAGAGATCGCCAGTGCGCTGGGCTACCTCCACTCCCTCAACATTGTCTACAGAGACCTGAAGCCAGAGAACATCCTTCTGGACTCCCAGGGACACATCATCCTCACAGATTTCGGCCTGTGCAAGGAGAACATCGAACCCAACGGGACCACGTCAACCTTCTGCGGTACGCCAGAG TATTTAGCTCCTGAGGTGCTACACAAGCAGCCATATGACAGGACAGTAGACTGGTGGTGTTTAGGAGCTGTTCTCTATGAGATGCTCTACGGCCTG CCTCCATTCTACAGCCGTAACACAGCGGAGATGTACGACAACATCCTGAACAAACCGCTACAGCTGAAACCCAACATTTCCAACGCAGCCAGACACCTGCTGGAGGGCCTGCTGCAGAAAGACCGAACCAAGAGGCTTGGCTGCACAGAGGACTTT ATTGAAATTAAGAACCACATCTTCTTCTCCCCCATCAACTGGGATGACCTCAACTCCAAGAAGATCACCCCTCCCTTCAACCCCAACGTG ACGGGACCCAACGACCTGCGGCACTTTGATCCAGAGTTCACAGATGAGCCGGTGCCCAGCTCCATCGGTTGTTCCCCCGACAGCGCGCTTGCCACAGCCAGCATCAAAGAGGCTGCAGAGGCCTTCGTTGGCTTCTCCTACGCCCCTTCTATGGACTCCTACCTATAG
- the LOC137168875 gene encoding serine/threonine-protein kinase Sgk1 isoform X1 codes for MTVKTETEKPVLTYSKTRGLVALVTAFMKQRRMGLNDFIQRLATNSYACKHPEVQSILNLSPPQDAELMNANPSPPPSPSQQINLGPSSNPSAKPSDFHFLKVIGKGSFGKVLLARHRADDQFYAVKVLQKKAILKKKEEKHIMSERNVLLKNVKHPFLVGLHYSFQTADKLYFILDYINGGELFYHLQRERCFLEPRARFYAAEIASALGYLHSLNIVYRDLKPENILLDSQGHIILTDFGLCKENIEPNGTTSTFCGTPEYLAPEVLHKQPYDRTVDWWCLGAVLYEMLYGLPPFYSRNTAEMYDNILNKPLQLKPNISNAARHLLEGLLQKDRTKRLGCTEDFIEIKNHIFFSPINWDDLNSKKITPPFNPNVTGPNDLRHFDPEFTDEPVPSSIGCSPDSALATASIKEAAEAFVGFSYAPSMDSYL; via the exons ATGACGgtcaaaacagaaacagagaagcCTGTCCTGACTTACTCGAAAACTAGAGGACTAGTGGCATTAGTCACCG CTTTTATGAAACAGAGGAGAATGGGTCTGAACGACTTCATTCAGAGGCTTGCCACAAACTCCTACGCCTGCAAGCA tcCTGAAGTTCAGTCTATTCTGAACCTTAGTCCTCCTCAGGATGCTGAGCTCATGAACGCAAATCCCTCTCCTCCT CCCAGCCCATCCCAACAGATCAACCTCGGTCCATCCTCCAACCCTTCAGCTAAACCCAGCGACTTCCACTTCCTCAAAGTGATCGGCAAAGGCAGCTTCGGCAAGGTCCTGCTCGCACGCCACCGTGCAGATGACCAGTTTTACGCAGTCAAAGTCTTACAGAAAAAGGCCATCCTCAAGAAGAAAGAG GAGAAACACATCATGTCAGAGAGGAATGTGCTGCTAAAGAATGTCAAGCACCCGTTCTTGGTGGGCCTGCACTACTCTTTTCAAACGGCAGACAAACTATACTTCATCTTGGACTACATCAATGGAGGAGAG ttgTTCTACCATCTACAGAGAGAGCGCTGTTTCCTCGAGCCCAGAGCCAGGTTCTATGCAGCAGAGATCGCCAGTGCGCTGGGCTACCTCCACTCCCTCAACATTGTCTACAGAGACCTGAAGCCAGAGAACATCCTTCTGGACTCCCAGGGACACATCATCCTCACAGATTTCGGCCTGTGCAAGGAGAACATCGAACCCAACGGGACCACGTCAACCTTCTGCGGTACGCCAGAG TATTTAGCTCCTGAGGTGCTACACAAGCAGCCATATGACAGGACAGTAGACTGGTGGTGTTTAGGAGCTGTTCTCTATGAGATGCTCTACGGCCTG CCTCCATTCTACAGCCGTAACACAGCGGAGATGTACGACAACATCCTGAACAAACCGCTACAGCTGAAACCCAACATTTCCAACGCAGCCAGACACCTGCTGGAGGGCCTGCTGCAGAAAGACCGAACCAAGAGGCTTGGCTGCACAGAGGACTTT ATTGAAATTAAGAACCACATCTTCTTCTCCCCCATCAACTGGGATGACCTCAACTCCAAGAAGATCACCCCTCCCTTCAACCCCAACGTG ACGGGACCCAACGACCTGCGGCACTTTGATCCAGAGTTCACAGATGAGCCGGTGCCCAGCTCCATCGGTTGTTCCCCCGACAGCGCGCTTGCCACAGCCAGCATCAAAGAGGCTGCAGAGGCCTTCGTTGGCTTCTCCTACGCCCCTTCTATGGACTCCTACCTATAG
- the LOC137169556 gene encoding uncharacterized protein, producing the protein MDEQGDGSHVINAEPPVLPEVDQRGDMEGFMFANGLHPLILIAQEVVAFFQRQIWDEDENMDDDNDGNINIVDNDHQVEDAGAGAEVEMEINQHVEEVDEDPLPGVSRRRSRDEDAEIEESPSKRFRAWKEFDDSDSEEDPLPRRTKRKSGETGSEDEDSTSGKRFRWWDEFASSDSGEDDDEDEESTSSECFTWWDEFTSSDSDKDSLPRGTRRRSREEDDEDEEGTSRKRFRREM; encoded by the exons ATGGACGAACAAGGGGATGGATCACACGTCATCAATGCGG AACCACCAGTCCTCCCAGAAGTCGACCAAAGGGGAGATATGGAAGGCTTCATGTTTGCAAATGGCTTGCACCCTCTTATACTCATTGCACAAGAGGTTGTTGCATTCTTTCAGAGGCAAATTTGGGACGAAGATGAGAACATGGATGATGACAATGATGGCAACATTAACATTGTCGATAATGATCATCAAGTTGAAGACGCTGGTGCAGGTGCTGAGGTTGAAATGGAAATCAACCAGCATGTAGAAGAAGTAGATGAAGACCCATTGCCTGGAGTATCCAGGAGGAGATCTAGAGACGAAGATGCTGAGATTGAGGAGAGTCCCAGCAAGCGCTTCAGAGCATGGAAGGAGTTTGATGACAGCGACTCAGAGGAAGACCCACTGCCCCGAAGGACCAAGAGGAAGTCTGGAGAAACGGGCAGTGAAGATGAGGACAGCACCAGCGGCAAACGCTTCAGATGGTGGGATGAGTTTGCTTCCAGTGACTCTGGGGAAGACGAcgatgaggatgaggagagcaCCAGCAGTGAATGCTTCACATGGTGGGATGAGTTCACTTCTAGTGACTCAGATAAAGACTCTCTGCCCAGAGGAACCAGGAGGAGGTCtagagaggaggatgatgaagatgaagagggcACTAGCAGAAAACGTTTCAGGagagaaatgtga